In a genomic window of Borrelia maritima:
- a CDS encoding ROK family protein, with product MKRYLAIDVGGTSTKYSLADSGGVFFDKNEISTGVTSDEQVNILAKLINSYKESSDIAGVAICIPGFVDLKGNVIRANAISGFVNYPLKERLESLTGVSTEIENDANCVALAEKFKGNAIDSNDFIAITLGTGIGAGIFTNGKLLKGSSFMSGEVGFMITRGISNNIPFNCRWESISSVSALRKRVAMRLGKSLKEISGEFVFDLAENGNIHAKNEVDRFFESLSFGIFNLTFILNPEKILIGGGISARPDLIDRIYEKLENLWSLEMAFNNNRNMKDLVALETTKFNNESGKIGALYNYFTCKNQN from the coding sequence ATGAAACGTTATTTAGCAATTGATGTTGGCGGGACTAGTACTAAATATTCGCTTGCAGATTCAGGCGGTGTTTTTTTTGATAAAAATGAAATAAGCACAGGTGTTACTTCTGATGAACAAGTAAATATTTTAGCTAAGCTTATTAATTCCTACAAAGAATCAAGCGATATAGCGGGGGTTGCAATTTGTATTCCTGGGTTTGTTGATCTCAAGGGAAATGTAATAAGAGCAAATGCTATTTCGGGGTTTGTTAATTATCCCCTAAAAGAGAGATTAGAATCTTTAACCGGAGTAAGTACAGAGATTGAAAATGATGCTAATTGTGTAGCCTTAGCAGAAAAATTTAAGGGCAATGCTATTGACTCTAATGATTTTATTGCTATAACTCTCGGCACAGGAATTGGCGCTGGAATTTTTACAAATGGCAAACTTTTAAAAGGAAGTTCATTTATGTCTGGAGAGGTTGGATTTATGATTACTAGAGGTATTAGTAATAATATTCCTTTTAATTGCAGATGGGAATCTATTTCTTCTGTTTCGGCCTTAAGAAAAAGAGTTGCTATGCGATTAGGCAAGTCTTTGAAAGAGATTTCAGGAGAATTTGTTTTTGATCTTGCTGAGAATGGTAATATTCATGCTAAAAATGAAGTTGACAGATTTTTTGAAAGTTTATCGTTTGGTATTTTTAATTTAACTTTTATTTTAAATCCTGAAAAAATTTTAATTGGAGGAGGAATAAGCGCAAGGCCCGATTTAATAGATAGAATATATGAAAAATTAGAAAATTTATGGTCTTTAGAAATGGCTTTTAATAATAATAGAAATATGAAAGATCTTGTAGCACTTGAGACAACTAAGTTTAATAATGAATCTGGTAAAATTGGAGCTTTGTACAATTATTTTACTTGCAAAAATCAAAATTAA
- the ileS gene encoding isoleucine--tRNA ligase: protein MFKKVETKTNFPKIEEKILKFWNDNKIFEKSMEQRKGCEEFTFYDGPPFATGLPHFGHFVPNTIKDIIPRYQTMQGKYVKRNFGWDTHGLPVEYEVEKKLGISGKYEIENYGIENFNKECRKIVLRYTEEWKNIILRLGRWVDFEKGYKTMDISFMESVWWVFKNLYNKGLIYESYYVLPYSPKLATPLSNFEVNLGEYKEVNDPSLTIKFKIKDKNEYLLAWTTTPWTLPSNLGIAVGQEIEYSKIFDKKREEILILGSKKINSYYNDENSYTIIEKFKGSKLESIEYEPIFNYFLEQKDKGAFKVHTADYITTDDGTGIVHIAPYGEEDYKILKNNTNVDIIDPLDAECKFTNQVKDFKGLYVKDADKKIIENLKLRNFLFKRENYLHRYPFCYRTNCPIIYRPISSWFVNVEKIKTRLLEINEKINWMPAHLKKGRFGKWLENAKDWAISRNRFWGNPIPIWICSKTGKKICVGSKKELEELSGQKIEDLHKDEVDKITWPSKDGGTFIRTSEVLDCWFESGAMPYASNHYPFTNESNFKNVFPADFIAEGLDQTRGWFYTLTILGTSLFENTAFKNVIVNGLVLSSDGRKMSKSFKNYTDPMEVINTFGADALRLYLIMSPVVKADDLKYSDNGVRDVLKNIIIPIWNAYSFFTTYAIIDKFKPPKNLSLIKNNNLDKWIISELESLKKILNIEIDKYNLTKSIESLLEFIDKLNNWYIRRSRRRFWKSENDKDKNDAYETLYYAIKTLMILLAPFIPFITEEIYQNLKTDEDKQSIHLNDYPKANENFINKTIEEKINLARKITSMARSLRSLHNIKIRMPISTIYIVTKNQNEQNMLIEMQEIILDEINAKEMKIKSNEEELITYKAKANFKELGKKLGKDMKTVSTEISKLKNEDIIKIINGMPYEVKVANTKHYLSLNDIILEREEKENLKVINEESITIGIDSLITKELHLEGLTRELVRQIQNLRKEKNLDVSDRINLYIESNATLKEMLNKFEKYIKTETLALNIISSKSKLEKKINLDDETCTIIGIEKC from the coding sequence ATGTTTAAAAAAGTAGAAACCAAGACAAATTTTCCCAAAATAGAAGAAAAAATATTAAAATTTTGGAATGACAATAAGATCTTTGAAAAATCAATGGAACAAAGAAAAGGATGTGAAGAATTTACATTTTATGACGGACCGCCTTTTGCAACAGGACTTCCCCATTTCGGACATTTTGTTCCAAACACAATAAAAGACATAATTCCAAGATACCAAACAATGCAAGGTAAATATGTTAAAAGAAATTTTGGGTGGGATACTCATGGGCTACCCGTTGAATACGAAGTAGAAAAAAAATTGGGAATTTCTGGTAAATATGAAATAGAAAATTATGGTATTGAAAATTTTAACAAAGAATGTAGAAAAATAGTACTTAGATATACAGAAGAATGGAAAAATATAATCTTAAGGCTTGGAAGATGGGTAGATTTTGAAAAAGGCTACAAAACCATGGATATAAGCTTCATGGAATCTGTGTGGTGGGTATTTAAAAATCTTTATAACAAAGGTTTAATATACGAAAGTTATTATGTACTACCTTATTCCCCAAAGCTTGCAACTCCGCTTTCAAACTTCGAAGTGAATCTTGGAGAATATAAAGAAGTTAATGATCCATCATTAACAATAAAATTCAAAATAAAAGATAAAAACGAATATCTACTAGCATGGACAACCACCCCTTGGACATTGCCCTCAAACCTTGGAATTGCAGTAGGACAAGAAATAGAATATTCCAAAATTTTCGACAAAAAAAGAGAAGAGATTTTAATACTTGGATCAAAAAAGATTAATAGCTATTATAATGATGAGAATTCATATACCATTATAGAAAAATTTAAAGGAAGCAAACTTGAAAGCATAGAATATGAACCTATTTTTAACTACTTTTTAGAACAAAAAGATAAAGGAGCTTTTAAAGTCCATACAGCCGATTATATTACAACTGACGACGGAACAGGAATTGTTCATATTGCTCCCTACGGAGAAGAAGACTACAAAATACTTAAAAATAATACAAATGTCGATATAATAGATCCCTTAGATGCTGAATGTAAATTTACAAATCAGGTGAAAGATTTTAAAGGGCTTTATGTAAAAGATGCTGATAAAAAAATAATAGAAAACTTAAAATTGCGCAATTTTTTATTCAAAAGAGAAAATTATCTGCACAGATATCCATTTTGCTACAGAACAAACTGCCCAATTATTTACAGACCAATAAGCTCGTGGTTTGTAAATGTAGAAAAAATAAAAACCAGGCTTTTAGAAATAAATGAAAAAATTAATTGGATGCCAGCTCATTTAAAAAAAGGAAGATTTGGAAAATGGCTAGAAAATGCAAAAGATTGGGCAATAAGCAGAAACAGATTTTGGGGAAATCCAATTCCAATTTGGATATGCTCAAAAACAGGAAAAAAAATTTGCGTTGGATCAAAAAAAGAGCTTGAAGAACTATCTGGTCAAAAAATCGAAGACTTACACAAAGATGAAGTAGATAAAATAACCTGGCCAAGCAAAGACGGTGGCACATTTATCAGAACAAGCGAAGTTCTAGATTGTTGGTTTGAATCTGGAGCAATGCCTTACGCAAGCAATCATTATCCATTCACAAACGAAAGTAATTTTAAAAATGTATTTCCTGCTGACTTTATTGCAGAAGGTTTAGATCAAACAAGAGGTTGGTTTTACACTCTTACAATTCTAGGAACTTCTCTTTTTGAAAACACAGCATTTAAAAACGTCATTGTCAATGGACTTGTGCTTTCAAGCGATGGAAGAAAAATGTCAAAATCCTTTAAAAATTATACAGACCCAATGGAAGTAATAAACACCTTTGGAGCTGATGCCTTAAGACTTTATTTAATAATGAGTCCTGTAGTCAAAGCTGATGATCTAAAATATAGCGACAATGGAGTAAGAGACGTTCTTAAAAATATAATAATACCTATTTGGAATGCTTACTCCTTTTTCACAACTTATGCAATAATTGATAAATTTAAACCTCCAAAAAATCTCAGCTTAATTAAAAATAATAACCTTGACAAATGGATCATAAGCGAACTTGAAAGTCTAAAAAAAATACTAAATATAGAAATAGATAAATACAATTTAACAAAATCAATAGAATCTTTACTTGAATTTATAGATAAATTAAATAATTGGTATATAAGAAGATCAAGAAGAAGATTTTGGAAATCAGAAAATGATAAAGACAAAAATGATGCCTACGAAACATTATATTATGCAATCAAAACCTTAATGATTTTACTTGCACCCTTTATTCCATTTATAACAGAAGAAATTTATCAAAATTTAAAAACCGATGAAGATAAACAATCAATACACCTGAACGATTATCCAAAAGCAAATGAAAATTTCATCAACAAAACAATCGAAGAGAAAATAAATCTTGCAAGAAAAATAACTTCAATGGCAAGATCACTCAGATCATTGCATAATATAAAAATACGAATGCCTATTAGTACAATATATATTGTTACAAAAAATCAAAATGAACAAAATATGTTAATAGAAATGCAAGAAATAATATTAGATGAAATAAATGCAAAAGAAATGAAAATAAAATCTAACGAAGAGGAGCTTATAACTTACAAAGCAAAAGCAAACTTTAAAGAACTTGGCAAAAAGCTTGGAAAAGATATGAAAACGGTGTCTACCGAAATTAGCAAGCTAAAAAATGAAGACATAATAAAAATAATAAATGGAATGCCTTACGAAGTAAAAGTAGCTAACACAAAGCATTATTTATCATTAAATGATATAATATTAGAGAGAGAAGAAAAAGAAAACTTGAAAGTAATAAATGAAGAATCTATTACAATAGGAATAGACTCACTAATCACTAAAGAATTGCACTTAGAGGGACTTACAAGAGAATTAGTAAGACAAATCCAAAATTTAAGAAAGGAAAAAAATTTGGATGTTAGTGATAGAATAAACTTATATATAGAAAGTAATGCAACATTGAAAGAAATGCTAAATAAATTTGAAAAATATATTAAAACCGAAACATTAGCCTTAAATATCATATCAAGTAAAAGTAAGCTAGAAAAAAAAATAAACCTTGACGATGAAACATGTACAATAATAGGAATTGAAAAATGTTAA